The following are encoded in a window of Carettochelys insculpta isolate YL-2023 chromosome 30, ASM3395843v1, whole genome shotgun sequence genomic DNA:
- the LOC142003700 gene encoding toll-like receptor 2: protein MPPLAGTCLAWCVVMVGLAARANPCLITTDNTMAMCKGQNLNQVPRHLPRTLLRLDLSYNRLKEITWDDFSALTQLRSLDLGYNNISYVAADSFATSLLLEELSLFNNSLYQIPSQALKPLKKLRWLEISNNLYLRSTLDEVFSQLRSLQVFSMGGSLIQTIGKEDFYPLRDIALQKFALKTASSLLEYQEGALSVLNTSALWCDIALDKNAKALPMILRDLRGKPLLYLRFRNLFEFTYYTDSTDLFSGLAEVRAEKLVFYRGKFNENLLRLALLNVQKSRIRDLSLVAIDFARSPQWNSSGAGIANLTLDSLLLQDISNPDILRFDWTFTWFSGVANLSIINVNFNFVPCDAWDEMRNVVALDVSNNRLRDTYIYNQLCDYQNVMPKLERFYVAKNELTSLRNLAKLTAHWSRLTHINASHNLIGGREEEMCQWNPGLVWLVLDHNMVTMEIFKCLPITLRYLDLSYSQLDRLEMSYFVRCHDLQELKLSGNKIKFIPSEWKCPSLRTLAMDGNSFGIISEGSFVNMPELTILKAGNNPYHCTCDLYSFLQETRQKGRLTLLDWPQDWTCYHPQSLLDVKVGDYAPGLTECDVRVVVAISVSVTAVVIIATMVLCWRFDVPWYLQATYRIIRSKYRARQAHSTRAYMYHAFISYSYVDADWVRQELLRRLETSSPPYRICIHERDFTPGKWIIDNIIENIENSYKVIFILSHSFVDSEWCNYELYFAHQRAIGLGYEDVILIVKESIDPRSLPNKFCRLRKMLSTKTYLEWPSEPSRQPFFWIQLRNVLGKPEAINTGQDQVSLASVEMGTGVAEGNLAEGETTIDVAVTGS, encoded by the coding sequence GCACATGCCTGGCTTGGTGTGTAGTGATGGTAGGACTGGCAGCCAGGGCCAACCCATGCCTCATCACCACTGACAACACAATGGCCATGTGCAAGGGCCAGAACCTGAACCAAGTTCCCCGCCATCTCCCCCGCACCCTTCTCAGATTGGACCTCTCATATAACCGGCTCAAAGAGATCACCTGGGACGACTTCTCTGCGCTGACCCAGCTGCGGAGCTTGGACCTGGGCTACAACAACATCTCGTATGTTGCGGCAGATTCCTTTGCCACCAGCCTCCTGCTGGAGGAGCTCAGCCTTTTCAACAACTCCCTCTACCAGATCCCCTCGCAGGCCCTGAAGCCGTTAAAGAAACTGAGGTGGCTGGAGATATCCAATAACTTGTACCTCCGCTCCACTCTGGATGAGGTCTTCAGCCAGCTGAGGAGCCTGCAGGTGTTCTCTATGGGTGGGTCTCTGATCCAGACTATTGGCAAGGAGGACTTCTACCCCTTGAGGGATATAGCTTTGCAGAAGTTTGCCCTGAAGACGGCATCCAGCCTGTTGGAGTATCAAGAAGGGGCCTTATCGGTACTCAACACCTCAGCCCTGTGGTGTGACATAGCACTGGACAAGAACGCCAAGGCCTTGCCCATGATCCTGCGGGACCTGCGGGGTAAGCCACTGCTCTACCTCCGCTTCCGTAACCTCTTTGAGTTCACCTACTACACAGACTCCACAGATCTCTTCTCTGGCTTGGCCGAGGTGAGAGCCGAAAAGTTGGTCTTCTACCGGGGCAAGTTCAATGAAAACTTGCTCCGCTTGGCCCTGCTGAACGTCCAGAAGTCCCGCATCCGTGACCTCTCTCTGGTGGCCATTGACTTTGCCCGTTCTCCCCAGTGGAACAGCTCAGGAGCGGGCATTGCCAACCTGACCCTGGACAGCTTGCTGCTCCAGGACATCAGCAACCCCGACATCCTGAGGTTCGACTGGACCTTTACCTGGTTCAGCGGTGTCGCCAACCTCTCCATTATCAACGTCAACTTCAACTTTGTGCCCTGTGACGCCTGGGATGAGATGCGCAATGTGGTAGCCTTGGATGTCTCTAACAACCGCCTGAGAGACACCTATATCTACAACCAGCTTTGCGACTACCAGAACGTCATGCCCAAACTGGAGCGGTTCTACGTGGCCAAAAATGAGTTGACCAGTTTGAGAAACTTGGCAAAGCTCACAGCCCACTGGTCTCGCCTGACCCACATCAATGCCAGCCACAACCTCATCGGGGGCCGGGAGGAGGAAATGTGCCAGTGGAATCCTGGCCTGGTCTGGCTGGTCCTGGACCACAACATGGTCACCATGGAGATCTTCAAGTGCCTGCCCATTACCCTACGCTACCTCGACCTGTCCTACTCCCAGCTGGACCGCCTGGAGATGAGCTACTTTGTCCGCTGCCATGACCTCCAGGAGCTGAAGCTGAGTGGGAACAAGATCAAGTTCATCCCTTCAGAGTGGAAATGCCCCAGCCTGCGAACACTTGCCATGGACGGCAACTCCTTTGGCATCATCAGTGAGGGCTCATTTGTCAACATGCCGGAACTAACCATCCTCAAAGCAGGCAACAACCCCTACCACTGCACCTGCGACCTCTACAGCTTCCTGCAGGAGACGCGGCAGAAGGGTAGACTGACCCTGCTGGACTGGCCTCAGGACTGGACGTGCTaccacccccagtccctgctggaTGTGAAAGTGGGTGACTACGCCCCAGGGCTGACAGAGTGTGATGTGCGGGTGGTGGTGGCCATCTCTGTCTCGGTGACAGCAGTGGTGATCATTGCCACCatggtgctgtgctggaggtttgACGTGCCGTGGTATCTGCAAGCCACCTACCGCATCATCCGCTCGAAGTACCGTGCTCGCCAGGCTCACTCCACTCGTGCCTACATGTACCATGCTTTCATCTCCTACAGCTACGTGGATGCTGACTGGGTGAGGCAAGAGCTGCTCCGCCGGCTGGAGACCTCCAGCCCCCCGTACCGCATCTGCATCCACGAGCGGGACTTCACGCCAGGCAAGTGGATCATCGACAACATCATTGAGAATATTGAGAACAGCTACAAGGTCATCTTCATCCTCTCCCATAGCTTCGTCGACAGCGAGTGGTGCAACTATGAGCTGTACTTCGCCCACCAGCGGGCCATCGGCCTGGGCTATGAGGATGTCATCCTCATAGTAAAGGAGTCCATTGATCCTCGGAGCCTGCCCAACAAGTTCTGCAGGCTCCGGAAAATGCTGAGCACCAAAACCTACCTGGAGTGGCCTtcagagcccagcaggcagcCTTTCTTCTGGATACAGCTCAGGAACGTGCTGGGGAAACCGGAAGCAATCAATACTGGCCAGGATCAGGTCTCGCTGGCCAGTGTCGAGATGGGTACAGGGGTGGCTGAGGGCAATCTGGCTGAAGGAGAAACTACCATTGATGTGGCTGTCACTGGGAGCTAG